Proteins encoded within one genomic window of Legionella sp. PC997:
- a CDS encoding Lpg1974 family pore-forming outer membrane protein: MLNLKKTALAVLALGSSAVFAGTMGPVCTPGNVTVPCPSTGWNVGGQALVLQTMTDNDVSLNLDITPSGVSLNTELDAQWNWGFQIEGSYHFNTGNDITLTWYHLDSGWNNHEFTPDFAPDVLIGFGHKNRWDAVNGEFGQYVDFSANKKIRFHGGFQFASIKRSMHAFATDFDAGVPDFTVGFEGNTQYNGFGPRTGIDMNYVFGNGFGIYAKAAAAVLVGSQKHSYDVDFVDADGSVPGLPTVFTVDVSGSRTAIVPELEAKLGASYTYAMAQGDLTLDAGYMWFDYIHALNTTVLPVTATDFSAAGPYFGLKYVGNI; this comes from the coding sequence ATGTTAAATTTGAAAAAAACAGCGTTAGCTGTTCTTGCTTTAGGTAGCAGTGCAGTATTCGCTGGTACCATGGGCCCAGTTTGTACCCCAGGTAACGTTACTGTTCCTTGCCCAAGTACTGGATGGAACGTTGGCGGCCAAGCATTAGTATTGCAAACAATGACTGATAATGACGTTTCTCTGAACCTGGACATTACTCCATCAGGCGTTTCTTTGAATACAGAACTAGACGCTCAATGGAACTGGGGCTTCCAAATTGAAGGTTCTTACCATTTCAATACTGGAAACGACATTACCTTAACTTGGTACCATTTGGATTCTGGTTGGAACAACCATGAATTTACTCCTGATTTTGCTCCAGATGTATTAATTGGTTTTGGTCATAAGAACCGATGGGATGCTGTGAACGGTGAATTCGGTCAATATGTTGATTTCAGTGCCAACAAGAAAATCCGTTTCCATGGCGGTTTCCAATTTGCGAGTATCAAGAGAAGCATGCATGCGTTTGCTACAGACTTTGATGCTGGCGTTCCAGACTTTACTGTTGGATTTGAAGGTAACACTCAATACAACGGATTTGGTCCACGTACTGGTATCGACATGAACTACGTATTCGGCAACGGTTTTGGTATTTATGCTAAAGCAGCTGCTGCAGTATTAGTTGGTTCACAAAAACACAGCTACGATGTTGACTTCGTTGATGCAGATGGTTCTGTTCCTGGTCTTCCAACTGTGTTCACTGTTGATGTTAGCGGTTCTAGAACAGCAATCGTTCCAGAATTAGAAGCTAAGTTAGGTGCTAGCTATACTTATGCAATGGCACAAGGTGATTTAACTCTGGATGCTGGTTACATGTGGTTCGACTACATTCATGCGTTAAACACAACTGTATTACCAGTTACAGCAACTGACTTCAGCGCTGCTGGTCCTTACTTCGGTCTGAAGTATGTTGGAAATATTTAA
- the pyrC gene encoding dihydroorotase has product MQTLIINRPDDWHVHLRDNEMLEHTVADTAQHFARALVMPNLKPALTSLSSLSEYRTRILKALPQGATFEPYMTFYLNDFVRPEELKEAAKTSYILGAKLYPAGATTNSEAGAKSLTDLYPLFEVLQSSNLVLQIHGEVTHSDIFERESLFIEEYLKPIVRNFPKLRIVLEHISTRAAVEYVTDAPATVAATITPHHLLYNRNKLLAGGLRPHYYCLPILKHEHDQKALLGAACSGNSKFFAGTDSAPHIVSTKESACGCAGIYSAPFALALYTQVFDEMNQLKQLNHFLSRFGAEFYQLPINQQHIELIKSPQTIPAYLPLGSSQVVPIAAGETIPWSIHAPKR; this is encoded by the coding sequence ATGCAAACGCTAATAATTAATCGTCCGGATGATTGGCATGTCCATCTTAGAGATAATGAGATGCTAGAACACACCGTGGCTGATACGGCCCAGCATTTTGCTCGCGCATTAGTAATGCCAAATCTTAAGCCAGCTCTAACCTCATTGTCCTCCCTTAGTGAATACAGAACTAGAATTCTAAAAGCACTCCCTCAAGGGGCTACCTTTGAACCCTATATGACCTTTTACCTGAATGATTTCGTACGTCCTGAAGAATTAAAAGAAGCAGCGAAAACTTCTTATATTCTTGGTGCCAAACTGTACCCAGCAGGGGCAACGACCAATTCAGAGGCAGGTGCAAAGTCGTTAACTGATCTTTATCCCCTTTTTGAAGTGTTACAAAGTAGCAACCTGGTATTGCAAATTCATGGAGAAGTAACCCATAGTGACATTTTTGAACGTGAGTCCTTATTTATAGAGGAATATCTAAAGCCGATCGTACGAAATTTTCCCAAACTAAGAATAGTGCTTGAACACATATCAACGCGGGCTGCGGTCGAATATGTCACCGATGCCCCAGCAACAGTTGCAGCAACGATTACTCCACATCATTTATTATATAACCGTAATAAGTTGCTGGCTGGGGGGCTGAGACCCCATTATTATTGTTTACCTATTTTAAAGCATGAACACGATCAAAAAGCGTTACTAGGGGCCGCGTGTAGCGGTAATTCTAAGTTTTTTGCGGGAACGGATAGTGCTCCTCATATCGTCAGTACCAAAGAAAGTGCTTGTGGATGTGCAGGAATTTATTCTGCACCATTTGCTCTCGCTCTTTACACGCAGGTATTTGATGAAATGAACCAGTTAAAACAACTCAATCATTTTCTCAGTCGCTTTGGTGCCGAGTTCTATCAACTACCGATCAATCAACAACACATTGAATTAATTAAATCTCCTCAAACCATACCCGCTTATCTGCCTTTAGGCTCCAGCCAAGTTGTTCCCATCGCTGCAGGTGAAACCATTCCATGGAGTATTCATGCGCCCAAGCGATAG
- a CDS encoding slipin family protein: MGPFFTVIIVAILLLLISAVKVFREYERGVVFMLGRFWKVKGPGLVLIIPVIQQVVRVDLRTIVMDVPSQDVISKDNVSVRVNAVLYFRVVVPENAIIQVENYYEATSQLAQTTLRSVLGQHELDEMLSERERLNSDVQKILDSQTDNWGIKVSNVEIKRVDLDESMIRAIARQAEAERERRAKVIHAEGELQASDKLLQASQVLAQQPQAMQLRYLQTLAAIAGNNNSTIVFPMPMELGDILSNMASRKK; this comes from the coding sequence ATGGGACCATTTTTTACGGTAATTATCGTTGCAATTTTACTACTTTTGATATCAGCAGTGAAAGTCTTTAGGGAATATGAGCGCGGCGTTGTATTCATGTTAGGCCGCTTCTGGAAAGTGAAAGGGCCCGGTTTAGTGCTTATTATTCCAGTTATTCAACAAGTTGTACGAGTCGATTTGCGTACTATAGTTATGGACGTACCCAGCCAAGATGTGATCTCTAAGGATAACGTTTCAGTACGCGTGAATGCAGTTTTATATTTTCGGGTGGTGGTCCCAGAAAATGCAATTATTCAAGTAGAAAATTACTATGAAGCCACCAGTCAATTGGCGCAAACTACACTCCGTTCTGTATTAGGCCAACATGAACTCGATGAAATGCTTTCTGAACGCGAACGCTTAAATAGTGATGTACAGAAAATATTGGACTCACAAACAGATAATTGGGGCATTAAGGTGTCTAATGTGGAGATAAAACGAGTCGATTTGGACGAAAGCATGATTCGTGCAATTGCAAGACAGGCTGAAGCTGAGCGCGAACGGCGTGCGAAAGTGATTCATGCTGAAGGTGAGTTACAAGCTTCAGATAAATTGCTGCAAGCATCTCAAGTTTTGGCACAACAACCGCAAGCAATGCAGTTGCGTTATTTGCAGACATTAGCTGCTATAGCCGGCAACAATAACTCCACTATTGTGTTTCCCATGCCTATGGAGTTAGGTGATATTTTATCTAATATGGCCTCAAGGAAAAAATAG
- a CDS encoding LbtU family siderophore porin, with translation MQYKKIILALVCLSSPLYAEHDQQLQRQIARLQKQAQQLQTQLDSLQKELVAQKVSQSSKPNKKQAKKSEPVVHKKPAKKHENEKHEKMVKYHSSTLSVHTPEEHPESIGFYPTALVAESRVVTYIAGTPVVTSPYLGDRPAFDGSDYIVNISSINRDIRLMQQRRKLYRAYRNMGYPIPERPIIALSGKAEPVGMINSDFVGGTNVDLTLGSSEVDVAAALNQNVEAYIALAYDESPPDVGPRINNSAFNLNMGFVNVGNLDKTPFYFTAGQLYVPFGRYSSAMISAPLTLNLARTKTRPFIIGYKSQEDTGPFAAAYIYRSDTTLGRAGVGGANVGYVFAFTEATGEIGASYISSIDDAAGMQNTGGNPGTFGGFGSLLNGNELVRKTDAVDIYGNMGYDRFNFAAEWVATIESFRTQDLSFNGHGAKPQALQTEIGMTFKAFNRPASIGVGYQHTKEALALNLPEHRFIGVFNISIWKDTVESIEYRHEIDYGSNDFANGASAPGFVNAPTLGTGGTADTVSAQIGVYF, from the coding sequence ATGCAATATAAAAAAATCATATTGGCCCTAGTCTGTTTGTCATCGCCACTCTATGCGGAACATGATCAGCAGTTGCAACGTCAAATAGCCCGTTTACAGAAACAAGCGCAACAATTACAAACTCAATTAGATTCCTTGCAGAAAGAACTAGTTGCTCAGAAAGTGAGTCAGTCAAGCAAGCCAAATAAAAAGCAAGCTAAAAAATCAGAGCCAGTTGTTCATAAAAAACCAGCAAAGAAACATGAAAATGAAAAACATGAAAAAATGGTCAAATACCATTCATCCACGCTCTCAGTGCATACCCCAGAGGAACATCCAGAATCTATTGGATTTTATCCAACTGCCTTAGTGGCTGAAAGTCGAGTTGTTACTTATATCGCTGGGACACCTGTCGTGACCTCTCCGTATTTAGGGGATAGACCTGCATTCGATGGGTCAGATTATATTGTGAATATTTCCAGTATTAACCGTGACATTCGTTTGATGCAACAACGTCGAAAATTATACAGAGCCTATAGAAATATGGGTTATCCGATTCCAGAGAGACCAATTATTGCACTAAGTGGGAAAGCTGAGCCTGTGGGCATGATCAATAGTGATTTTGTTGGTGGAACCAATGTTGATTTGACTTTGGGCTCGAGCGAGGTAGATGTTGCAGCTGCGTTAAATCAAAATGTCGAGGCATATATCGCACTCGCCTATGATGAGAGTCCTCCTGATGTGGGTCCAAGAATTAATAACTCCGCATTTAACCTTAATATGGGTTTTGTGAATGTCGGTAATTTGGATAAGACGCCCTTTTATTTTACTGCTGGTCAGTTGTATGTGCCTTTCGGACGTTATTCTAGCGCCATGATTAGTGCCCCACTGACCCTAAATTTAGCTCGTACTAAAACAAGACCTTTTATTATAGGTTATAAATCACAGGAAGATACCGGGCCATTTGCTGCAGCCTATATATATCGAAGTGATACGACCTTAGGACGCGCTGGTGTAGGCGGTGCCAATGTCGGTTATGTGTTTGCATTTACGGAAGCCACCGGTGAAATAGGTGCAAGTTACATTAGCTCCATCGATGATGCAGCGGGAATGCAAAATACTGGGGGTAATCCCGGCACTTTTGGTGGGTTTGGCTCATTACTTAATGGCAATGAATTAGTCCGTAAGACGGATGCTGTGGATATTTATGGAAACATGGGTTATGACCGATTTAACTTTGCTGCTGAATGGGTGGCTACTATTGAATCATTTAGAACCCAGGATTTAAGTTTCAATGGACATGGTGCAAAACCACAGGCATTACAAACAGAAATTGGTATGACGTTTAAAGCCTTTAACCGACCTGCATCTATCGGTGTGGGTTACCAACATACCAAAGAGGCCCTTGCATTAAATCTACCAGAACACCGTTTCATTGGCGTATTTAATATTTCTATCTGGAAAGATACTGTAGAAAGTATCGAATATCGACATGAAATTGATTATGGATCTAACGATTTCGCTAATGGTGCTTCTGCCCCTGGTTTTGTCAATGCCCCCACACTAGGTACCGGAGGTACAGCGGATACAGTTTCTGCTCAAATTGGGGTTTATTTCTAA
- a CDS encoding OmpA family protein, translated as MAFVDQKGQFLACIALSTVLIIDTGHAMTQIQFANPLGAKGWRVSRNPIRCGLSLTIPNFGIAYFEQYAAQPPHFIIRTWNEVQQYLPAKIIIKSPNWKPDRPAVLAGELMVKPGEFGIYLKRDASLKLLTFLSQGYEPNFSYRAETGFNTLVALSPVGFQKPYSRYQECIGSLLPFDYEQVRESVFHYKEDGSELSDKDKDQLRRIARYAEADAQINELRIIGYADANGRKGYNNAVSENRARIVEKYLLHLGVPKKILHVTWVGELYPVARNDTDVGRAANRRVVITLIKK; from the coding sequence ATGGCATTTGTGGATCAAAAAGGACAATTTCTAGCATGTATTGCATTGAGCACAGTGCTTATAATAGATACAGGACATGCAATGACGCAGATTCAGTTTGCAAATCCTTTAGGGGCAAAGGGATGGCGGGTCAGCCGTAACCCGATACGTTGTGGGTTATCCCTTACTATCCCTAATTTTGGTATTGCCTATTTTGAACAGTATGCAGCCCAACCACCCCATTTTATTATACGAACATGGAATGAAGTACAGCAGTATTTACCTGCTAAAATCATCATAAAATCGCCCAATTGGAAACCAGATCGACCTGCGGTTCTAGCAGGGGAATTAATGGTTAAACCGGGGGAATTTGGCATCTATCTAAAACGGGATGCAAGTTTAAAGCTGCTTACGTTTCTTTCACAAGGTTATGAGCCTAACTTCAGTTATCGAGCCGAGACAGGATTTAATACCCTTGTTGCTTTATCACCTGTGGGTTTTCAAAAACCCTATTCTCGCTATCAAGAATGTATTGGAAGCTTGTTACCTTTTGATTATGAACAAGTACGAGAGAGTGTGTTCCATTATAAAGAAGATGGAAGCGAATTAAGTGATAAGGATAAGGATCAATTGCGGCGTATTGCACGCTATGCAGAGGCCGATGCTCAAATAAATGAACTAAGAATTATTGGTTATGCAGATGCTAATGGGCGCAAAGGGTATAATAACGCAGTATCTGAAAATAGAGCACGAATTGTGGAAAAATATCTGTTACACCTGGGTGTACCTAAAAAAATATTACATGTGACTTGGGTTGGAGAACTGTATCCAGTAGCAAGAAATGATACTGATGTCGGTCGGGCAGCAAATCGACGAGTAGTGATTACGCTCATAAAGAAATAA
- a CDS encoding Lpg1974 family pore-forming outer membrane protein — MLSLKKTTLAILALGSSTLFAGTMGPVCTPGNVTVPCPSTGWNVGGQALVLQTMTDNDVSLDLDITPSGVSLNTELDAQWNWGFQIEGSYHFNTGNDITLTWYHLDSGWNNHEFTPDFAPDVLIGFGHKNRWDAVNGEFGQFVDFSANKKIRFHGGFQFASIKRSMHAFGTDFDAGVPDYTLTFEGDTQFNGFGPRTGIDMNYVFGNGFGIYAKAAAAVLVGSQKHSYDVDFIDPDGSNPVLPSVFTVDISGSRTAVVPELEVKLGASYDYAMAQGDLVLDAGYMWFDYIHALNGTVLPVTATDFAAAGPYFGLKYIGNI; from the coding sequence ATGTTAAGTTTAAAGAAAACAACTTTAGCAATTTTAGCTTTAGGAAGCAGTACACTATTTGCAGGTACCATGGGTCCAGTATGTACCCCCGGTAACGTTACTGTTCCTTGCCCAAGTACTGGATGGAACGTTGGCGGCCAAGCATTAGTATTGCAAACAATGACTGATAATGACGTTTCTCTGGACCTCGACATTACTCCATCAGGCGTTTCTTTGAATACAGAATTAGACGCTCAATGGAACTGGGGCTTCCAAATTGAAGGTTCTTACCATTTCAATACTGGAAACGACATTACCTTAACTTGGTACCACTTGGATTCTGGTTGGAACAACCATGAATTTACTCCTGATTTTGCTCCAGATGTATTAATTGGTTTTGGTCATAAGAACCGATGGGATGCTGTGAACGGTGAATTCGGTCAATTCGTTGATTTCAGTGCCAACAAGAAAATCCGTTTCCATGGCGGTTTCCAATTTGCGAGTATCAAGAGAAGCATGCATGCGTTTGGAACAGACTTTGATGCTGGTGTTCCAGACTATACTCTAACATTTGAAGGAGACACTCAGTTCAACGGATTCGGACCACGTACTGGTATCGACATGAACTATGTATTCGGTAATGGTTTTGGTATTTATGCTAAAGCAGCTGCTGCAGTTTTAGTGGGTTCACAAAAACACAGCTACGATGTTGATTTTATTGACCCAGATGGTTCTAATCCTGTTCTTCCTAGTGTGTTCACCGTTGACATTAGCGGATCTAGAACAGCGGTTGTTCCAGAATTAGAAGTTAAGTTAGGTGCTAGCTATGACTATGCAATGGCACAAGGTGATTTGGTTCTGGATGCAGGTTACATGTGGTTCGACTACATTCATGCGTTGAACGGCACTGTATTACCCGTTACAGCAACTGATTTCGCTGCTGCCGGTCCTTACTTTGGCTTGAAATATATAGGAAACATTTAA
- a CDS encoding Lpg1974 family pore-forming outer membrane protein, which produces MFKKTTIAVLGLAASVATAGGMGPVCTPGNVTVPCVTKLWDFSAQALYLRSIYGSEKSIQFGTLPVNKEIKNDWNWGYFLEGSYHFNTGSDITVNWMHFSTSTGPTEFFGVLNIPVTGLPPIPAPFDFISRNRIDQVNVVMGQHTDISMRKKMRFYAGMQYANIQSTATNYYITEFIPALVTNPFSKFDNTDYKGFGPVVGIDYAYNLTDSLSVTANGGGSVLYGTNRYHAGFVVSPQQAIVEQVFFRKRGIVPSLEAKLGINYARPTPIGLANIQAGYQVVNYFHVLEEQPFPNLFGPIRPVDYGLFGPYFGLKLIGNA; this is translated from the coding sequence ATGTTTAAGAAAACAACTATAGCTGTATTGGGATTGGCAGCAAGTGTAGCTACTGCCGGCGGTATGGGTCCTGTTTGTACCCCAGGTAATGTTACAGTTCCATGTGTAACAAAACTCTGGGATTTTAGCGCTCAAGCGCTCTACCTAAGATCAATCTATGGTAGTGAAAAATCGATACAATTCGGTACATTACCAGTAAATAAAGAAATAAAGAATGATTGGAATTGGGGCTATTTTTTAGAAGGGTCTTACCATTTTAATACCGGAAGTGATATTACTGTCAATTGGATGCATTTCAGTACTTCTACCGGACCAACAGAGTTTTTCGGAGTTTTGAATATCCCGGTTACGGGTTTACCACCTATTCCAGCTCCATTTGATTTTATTAGTCGCAATAGAATTGACCAAGTTAATGTCGTGATGGGACAACATACTGATATTAGCATGCGTAAGAAAATGCGCTTCTATGCGGGTATGCAGTACGCGAATATCCAATCCACAGCTACAAATTATTATATAACCGAATTTATTCCTGCTCTTGTGACAAATCCTTTTAGCAAATTTGACAATACTGACTATAAAGGTTTTGGACCGGTAGTTGGAATTGACTATGCTTACAATTTGACAGACTCGCTAAGCGTGACTGCAAATGGAGGCGGCTCAGTGCTCTATGGTACGAATCGCTACCACGCAGGTTTTGTTGTATCACCTCAGCAGGCAATTGTTGAGCAGGTATTCTTTCGTAAGAGAGGTATTGTTCCAAGCTTAGAAGCTAAACTTGGTATCAATTATGCGCGTCCTACACCAATAGGTCTTGCCAATATCCAAGCGGGTTACCAAGTAGTGAATTATTTCCACGTTTTAGAAGAGCAACCATTCCCCAATTTATTTGGTCCAATACGTCCAGTAGATTATGGTCTTTTTGGTCCCTATTTTGGTCTGAAGTTAATTGGTAATGCATAA
- a CDS encoding cupin-like domain-containing protein — translation MKIKQIQEIEYEYGQEEYIKRIIYRSKEPILIKIKQFTDKFSIEYFENLLEGVITYDTYENHSWKSYDRGNFSTVMSHIKNNKPYRIFGQTFPKHSAAIERHVPLWQKIPFRPRYFNKNLKVLYFFGGKGAHTEIHFDREHCCNLHLCLSGKKQVLLFTEEQSQNIYKLPFVGDSLVEFGQSWDLLLKQYPRLNQAEGYHITLERGDMLFLPKNCWHYTSYLEASAAATYVFYPQKLFQFYGYFTGYFFIGYKSPNGFKICDWPLFEKFSRNYALAEGKRKHLFKIIELVSYIILLPIVSILSKISLTLKPRRVF, via the coding sequence ATGAAAATAAAACAAATACAAGAAATTGAGTACGAATACGGTCAAGAAGAATATATTAAACGTATTATTTATCGCTCAAAAGAACCTATCTTAATTAAAATTAAACAATTTACTGACAAGTTTTCCATTGAATATTTTGAAAATCTTCTGGAAGGGGTAATCACCTATGATACTTATGAAAATCATAGTTGGAAATCTTACGATCGGGGTAATTTTTCAACCGTGATGTCCCACATTAAAAATAATAAGCCTTATAGAATTTTTGGTCAAACTTTTCCAAAACATTCGGCAGCAATAGAACGTCATGTGCCCCTTTGGCAAAAAATTCCATTTCGACCTAGGTACTTTAACAAAAATTTAAAAGTTCTTTATTTTTTTGGAGGTAAGGGAGCGCATACAGAAATCCACTTTGATAGAGAGCATTGCTGTAATCTTCACTTATGCTTAAGTGGAAAAAAGCAGGTGTTATTGTTTACTGAAGAACAAAGCCAAAATATCTATAAGCTTCCTTTTGTTGGAGACAGTCTAGTGGAATTTGGTCAATCCTGGGATTTATTATTGAAACAATACCCAAGATTAAACCAAGCAGAAGGTTATCACATTACGCTTGAACGAGGAGATATGCTCTTTTTGCCTAAAAATTGCTGGCATTACACAAGCTATTTAGAAGCCTCTGCGGCTGCAACCTATGTCTTTTATCCACAAAAATTGTTTCAATTTTATGGATATTTTACTGGCTACTTTTTTATAGGCTATAAATCCCCCAATGGTTTTAAAATTTGCGATTGGCCATTATTTGAAAAATTTAGTCGAAATTACGCCTTAGCCGAAGGGAAACGAAAGCATTTATTCAAAATAATTGAACTCGTCTCTTATATAATTCTGCTGCCGATAGTGAGTATTCTCAGTAAAATTTCTCTTACATTAAAACCACGGCGAGTTTTTTAA
- a CDS encoding nodulation protein NfeD has translation MCASYIMPGSTDTPTHRLIYLLRSSVLLIFILVFYTSCSYATKVVELNIKGAIGPATADYVIRGIDNAQHADLIIITLDTPGGLDESTRNIVQSFLSSNIPIVTYVSPNGARAASAGTYLLYASTLAAMAPGTQLGAASPVNLASGFSDTSPSDKQTTMEKKITNDAVATIRSLAQLRGRNPDFAQKAVLNAETMTATEALKQGVINYIANNESELLAQMNGVSVIQNNQKITLNTSNAKIELVKQDWRTQFLSIITDPTVAYLLLLLGIYGIFFELVNPGHLFPGVIGAISICIALYALQLLPVNYAGFFLIILGIAFIVGEAFVPAYGSLGVGGTIAFIIGSIMLIETDNQMYQIAWSAIVAMAVVNILFFVLLLGMVLKARRQSVKHGLIVLIGAKGRTLGNINHEGQAMIRGEIWSVHSKLPIAANRPIKVIGVSGLKMEIEEDLSNQGE, from the coding sequence ATGTGTGCATCCTACATCATGCCAGGGTCCACAGACACGCCAACACATCGACTAATCTATTTATTGCGATCCAGTGTTCTGCTTATTTTTATTCTAGTTTTTTATACGTCCTGTTCCTATGCAACTAAAGTCGTTGAACTAAACATTAAAGGAGCAATTGGGCCTGCTACGGCAGATTATGTGATTCGTGGTATTGATAATGCACAACATGCAGATTTAATTATAATTACGCTGGATACTCCCGGCGGGCTTGATGAATCAACCCGAAATATCGTTCAAAGCTTTTTATCCTCCAATATTCCTATAGTAACTTATGTCAGTCCGAATGGTGCTCGAGCGGCAAGCGCAGGGACGTATTTACTTTATGCGAGTACCTTGGCCGCCATGGCGCCCGGAACACAATTGGGTGCTGCGAGTCCGGTAAATTTAGCATCAGGGTTCAGTGACACAAGCCCCTCCGATAAACAAACTACCATGGAGAAAAAAATTACCAATGATGCAGTAGCTACCATAAGGTCCCTTGCACAATTGCGAGGTCGCAACCCAGATTTTGCACAAAAAGCGGTTTTAAATGCTGAAACAATGACAGCTACTGAAGCTTTAAAGCAAGGGGTTATTAATTATATTGCAAATAATGAGAGCGAATTGCTGGCGCAGATGAATGGCGTCTCAGTGATACAAAACAATCAAAAAATAACACTTAATACCAGTAATGCTAAAATTGAATTAGTGAAACAGGATTGGCGCACACAATTTTTATCGATAATTACCGATCCCACTGTAGCTTATCTTCTTCTTTTACTAGGGATATATGGTATTTTTTTTGAGTTGGTAAACCCAGGACATTTATTTCCGGGGGTTATTGGAGCGATTTCGATCTGTATTGCGCTTTATGCGCTGCAATTATTACCAGTTAACTACGCTGGGTTTTTTCTTATTATATTGGGAATTGCATTTATTGTAGGGGAAGCATTTGTGCCCGCTTACGGTTCTCTAGGAGTGGGCGGTACCATTGCATTTATTATTGGCTCCATTATGTTAATTGAAACCGATAATCAAATGTACCAAATTGCCTGGTCGGCAATTGTTGCAATGGCTGTTGTAAATATCCTCTTTTTTGTTCTTCTTCTCGGGATGGTATTAAAAGCAAGACGACAAAGTGTAAAACATGGTTTAATCGTTTTAATCGGGGCCAAAGGTCGTACGCTTGGCAATATAAATCATGAAGGACAAGCAATGATTCGTGGTGAAATTTGGAGCGTACATTCTAAATTACCTATAGCCGCGAACAGGCCAATAAAAGTGATTGGAGTTTCAGGGCTTAAAATGGAAATTGAAGAGGATTTGAGCAATCAAGGAGAATAA
- the rnt gene encoding ribonuclease T: protein MRPSDSVFNMNIKERFRGFLPIVVDVETAGVDPCKNALLEMCIVLVSMDEHGNFHRGASHFEHILPFPGAELDQKSLEFNQIDPYQPLRFALDEKTALENLFKPIFAALKKTQCQRAVLVGHNAWFDLLFIKEAIKRTGVKSPFHAFTCFDTATLGGFMYGQTVLAKAAQAAGIPFDAQEAHSAIYDAEKTADLFCRMVNIWKTAQQNI from the coding sequence ATGCGCCCAAGCGATAGTGTATTTAATATGAATATAAAAGAACGATTTCGTGGTTTTTTGCCTATAGTGGTTGATGTAGAAACAGCCGGAGTAGATCCATGCAAGAATGCATTGTTAGAAATGTGTATCGTATTAGTTTCTATGGATGAACACGGAAATTTTCATCGTGGGGCAAGTCATTTTGAACATATTTTGCCTTTCCCAGGCGCTGAATTGGATCAAAAATCCTTAGAATTCAATCAAATAGATCCATACCAACCTCTACGTTTTGCGTTAGATGAGAAAACTGCTTTAGAAAATCTATTTAAACCTATTTTTGCTGCACTAAAAAAAACTCAATGCCAACGTGCTGTCTTGGTGGGGCATAATGCGTGGTTTGATTTGTTATTTATAAAGGAAGCCATCAAAAGAACGGGAGTTAAATCCCCCTTTCATGCGTTTACTTGTTTCGATACGGCCACATTAGGTGGATTTATGTATGGACAAACCGTCTTAGCCAAAGCAGCTCAAGCAGCAGGAATTCCTTTTGATGCTCAAGAAGCACATTCAGCTATTTATGATGCAGAAAAAACCGCCGATTTATTTTGCCGTATGGTCAACATCTGGAAAACCGCACAGCAAAATATTTAG